From a region of the Aeoliella mucimassa genome:
- a CDS encoding glycosyltransferase family 2 protein, whose amino-acid sequence MRTTCLISNFNYRSFVCEAVDSALDQSVPFDEIVVIDDGSEDGSLSHLKEHYRNELRVAVFGKANGGQLSTFNKGFQRTTGEVLFFLDADDRYRRQYVEQALDAYQQHEADFVIAGAANFGCDRLGQRKTAPRRDLGYSTIATLLGNAYVGGPTSALSMRRSIAELVLPYPAESEWRTRADDVLVLASSIVGARKFHLGESLIDYRVHESNHFAGQQSDSVTKLQHAMAVNRLKQWYANKMGYGVESLAPALHREFQTIQRPTLQQWRSYMSISWHTRMPWLVRARHFGETVKHYWSQRLRGLSTPKSNNGEAISPEDLPSSESVARQVA is encoded by the coding sequence ATGCGAACGACTTGTTTAATTAGCAATTTTAACTATCGCAGTTTTGTGTGCGAAGCAGTCGATAGTGCGCTCGACCAATCGGTCCCCTTCGATGAGATCGTCGTGATCGACGATGGGTCGGAAGACGGTAGCCTTTCGCATCTCAAGGAACACTATCGCAACGAGTTGCGGGTGGCCGTGTTCGGTAAGGCCAACGGCGGGCAGCTTTCCACCTTCAATAAGGGGTTTCAGCGGACCACCGGCGAAGTGCTCTTCTTCCTGGACGCCGACGATCGCTATCGCCGGCAGTATGTCGAGCAAGCGCTCGATGCTTACCAACAGCACGAAGCCGACTTCGTGATTGCAGGAGCCGCGAACTTTGGCTGCGATCGTCTTGGCCAACGCAAGACAGCGCCACGACGCGACCTTGGTTACTCCACCATTGCTACCCTGCTTGGCAATGCGTACGTGGGGGGACCAACGTCGGCGCTTTCGATGCGGCGGAGCATCGCTGAGTTGGTGCTGCCTTATCCGGCCGAGAGCGAATGGCGTACCCGGGCCGACGACGTGCTCGTACTGGCCTCATCGATTGTCGGTGCCCGCAAGTTTCATTTAGGAGAGTCGCTCATCGACTATCGGGTGCACGAATCGAATCACTTTGCAGGGCAGCAGTCGGATAGCGTGACCAAGCTGCAGCACGCCATGGCAGTGAATCGCTTGAAGCAGTGGTACGCGAATAAAATGGGATATGGCGTCGAGAGTCTTGCGCCGGCATTGCATCGTGAGTTCCAGACCATCCAGCGCCCAACCCTGCAGCAATGGCGGAGCTATATGTCGATTTCGTGGCACACTCGTATGCCATGGCTGGTGCGAGCCAGGCACTTTGGCGAGACCGTAAAGCACTATTGGAGCCAGCGTTTGCGGGGACTCTCGACTCCGAAATCGAACAATGGCGAGGCGATATCGCCTGAAGACCTGCCGAGTTCCGAATCGGTGGCCCGCCAGGTAGCCTGA
- a CDS encoding Fur family transcriptional regulator: MKSADQDFTVAWAKGLLKGAGLRSTAARVAVIQQLGRIGTPVSHAEVVECLRDFGFDQSTIFRCLQELSDAGLVIRLDLGDQVRRFELRTTEGDQELNHPHFMCVDCGTLSCLEEFTFSLSPSRGPRRNKIGEITEVLLKGHCGNCLAKQ, encoded by the coding sequence ATGAAATCCGCCGACCAAGACTTCACTGTTGCCTGGGCAAAAGGGCTCTTAAAGGGGGCGGGGCTGCGGAGCACGGCAGCTCGCGTTGCGGTGATTCAGCAACTTGGCAGAATCGGCACTCCGGTGAGTCACGCCGAGGTGGTGGAGTGTCTCCGTGACTTTGGGTTCGACCAATCCACCATCTTTCGTTGCTTGCAGGAGCTATCCGACGCAGGTCTGGTGATTCGACTCGACCTTGGGGATCAGGTTCGCAGGTTCGAACTGCGCACCACGGAAGGTGATCAGGAGCTAAATCACCCGCACTTCATGTGCGTTGATTGTGGCACGCTCTCGTGTCTTGAGGAGTTCACCTTCTCGCTTTCCCCCAGTCGAGGCCCACGTCGCAACAAGATTGGCGAGATTACCGAAGTGCTTCTGAAGGGGCACTGCGGCAACTGCCTCGCGAAACAATAG
- a CDS encoding GTP-binding protein, producing the protein MNKLPVTVLSGFLGAGKTTVLNHVLANRQGLRVAVIVNDMSEVNIDASLVRGGQASLSRTEEKLVEMTNGCICCTLREDLLQEVAELAREGRFDYLLVESTGISEPMPVAETFTFANEEGQSLSDVAQLDTMVTVVDACNFFRDFGSSESLVDRRIGLSDEDERNIVDLLTDQVEFANIILLNKCDLIDEVDKKTLLGVLRNLNPKARIIETVRGRVEPSMIVGTELFSLDEASAQPGWLEVPRGQEQPETDEYGITSFVYRARRPFHAGRLWENLDYVDGILAGVVRSKGFLWLASRHDQAFTWSQAGVSVQLNPAGIWWAAAPDDAWPLDSPENAEILEEIKKEFEGPYGDRRQEIVFIGVDMDRPVIESLLEECLLTNDELSQGPAVWSTYEDPLPTYEWGEPDVVAEE; encoded by the coding sequence ATGAATAAACTACCTGTCACGGTACTCTCCGGATTCTTAGGAGCCGGAAAGACCACCGTTCTGAATCATGTGTTGGCAAATCGCCAAGGATTACGCGTAGCGGTGATTGTCAACGACATGAGCGAAGTAAACATCGATGCTTCGCTCGTGCGTGGTGGTCAAGCCTCGTTGAGCCGAACTGAAGAGAAGCTAGTCGAAATGACGAATGGATGCATCTGCTGCACACTACGTGAAGATTTGCTCCAAGAGGTCGCAGAATTGGCCAGGGAAGGCCGCTTTGATTATTTGCTGGTCGAATCGACCGGCATTAGCGAACCGATGCCGGTTGCCGAAACGTTTACTTTCGCCAACGAAGAGGGGCAGAGCCTGTCGGACGTGGCACAGCTCGACACGATGGTAACCGTGGTGGATGCGTGCAACTTCTTTCGAGACTTTGGATCGTCTGAAAGCCTCGTCGACCGCCGCATCGGGCTAAGCGACGAAGACGAGCGGAACATCGTCGACCTGCTGACCGACCAGGTCGAGTTTGCCAATATCATTTTGCTGAACAAGTGCGATCTGATCGACGAAGTGGATAAGAAAACACTGCTCGGAGTGCTTCGCAATCTCAACCCGAAGGCTCGCATCATCGAAACCGTGCGAGGGCGTGTCGAACCTTCGATGATTGTCGGCACCGAGTTGTTTTCGCTCGATGAAGCGAGTGCCCAGCCAGGTTGGTTGGAAGTTCCCCGTGGTCAGGAGCAGCCAGAAACCGACGAGTACGGTATCACCAGCTTTGTCTATCGCGCGCGTCGTCCGTTTCACGCTGGTCGCCTGTGGGAGAACCTGGATTATGTGGATGGCATTCTCGCTGGCGTGGTACGCTCCAAGGGATTTCTCTGGCTTGCTTCGCGTCACGACCAGGCGTTTACTTGGTCGCAGGCGGGCGTCTCGGTGCAACTCAATCCAGCGGGCATCTGGTGGGCAGCAGCACCCGACGATGCATGGCCGCTCGACTCTCCGGAGAATGCTGAGATACTCGAGGAAATCAAGAAGGAGTTTGAGGGCCCCTATGGCGATCGCCGGCAGGAGATTGTGTTCATCGGGGTCGACATGGACCGACCGGTCATTGAGTCGTTGTTGGAGGAGTGCTTGCTGACGAACGACGAATTGAGCCAAGGCCCCGCTGTCTGGAGCACCTATGAGGATCCGCTGCCGACATACGAATGGGGTGAGCCCGATGTGGTAGCCGAGGAATAG
- a CDS encoding TolC family protein: MAPPRVAVFCWILAATLLACGCRQDPVFQAAVDTTAPPTVVAGDEESSDLQLVQHEMAEGEESIVQLPESPISEARPVDYYVSLARSTHPRIQAARARVAAASQRVPQAESLEDPLLTNSFYPISDQALQTAAGRAGNTLSVSQKYPWPEKRWTKGEIASRETQIAASMLEKTELEIEESVKLAYYELWFVQRAISINEKNREIAVELITLAKARNQAGGSQQDVLRAELQVDNIDDQLIQLRQRKGLAQADLAALIQQPAAEGIVAVDQLDSSSTYDEVDALFAAAAECSPKLRELRWAVSRDREKQKLACLNTRPDFVLGAGWQSITETDAVSPVANGRDNVNFMVGVTLPVWRDRIDASIREASAAVSASSREYDAARDDTYREIRRLTEQVYAASEQLRLYNERILPRARTALQLASADYRGRLVDFGEVTDDFSDVLMIELQVARAEATLAGAMAQLHRTVGCEVSLPAQL; encoded by the coding sequence GTGGCCCCCCCCAGAGTCGCTGTTTTCTGCTGGATTCTGGCCGCTACGCTACTTGCGTGCGGATGCCGGCAGGACCCAGTATTCCAAGCTGCAGTCGACACTACCGCTCCTCCCACTGTCGTTGCTGGTGACGAGGAATCGTCGGACCTTCAACTGGTGCAGCACGAGATGGCAGAAGGGGAGGAATCCATCGTCCAGCTTCCCGAGAGCCCGATCAGCGAGGCGCGACCAGTCGATTACTATGTCAGTCTCGCTCGCTCCACTCATCCCAGAATCCAGGCAGCTCGGGCGCGAGTCGCCGCGGCGAGCCAACGGGTTCCTCAAGCCGAATCGCTAGAAGACCCGCTGCTGACGAACAGTTTCTATCCGATCTCCGACCAAGCCCTGCAAACTGCCGCTGGCCGCGCCGGCAACACGCTCTCGGTTTCCCAGAAATATCCCTGGCCAGAAAAGCGGTGGACAAAGGGAGAGATCGCCAGTCGCGAGACTCAAATCGCCGCCTCGATGCTTGAGAAGACCGAGCTGGAAATCGAGGAGTCGGTAAAGCTCGCGTACTATGAACTCTGGTTTGTGCAGCGGGCCATTTCGATCAACGAGAAGAACCGAGAGATTGCCGTTGAGCTGATCACGCTCGCCAAGGCTCGCAATCAGGCGGGCGGTAGTCAGCAGGACGTCCTTCGGGCGGAATTGCAAGTCGACAACATCGACGACCAGCTTATTCAGCTTCGGCAACGCAAAGGTCTGGCCCAAGCTGACTTGGCCGCGCTCATCCAGCAGCCAGCCGCCGAGGGCATCGTCGCGGTCGACCAATTGGATAGTTCTTCGACCTACGACGAGGTGGATGCCCTGTTTGCAGCAGCAGCCGAGTGCAGCCCGAAGCTCCGCGAGCTTCGTTGGGCAGTGTCGCGGGACCGCGAGAAGCAGAAGCTGGCTTGCCTGAACACTCGCCCCGACTTCGTGTTGGGGGCCGGCTGGCAGTCCATCACTGAGACCGATGCCGTGTCGCCAGTAGCGAATGGCCGCGACAATGTGAACTTCATGGTAGGGGTAACGCTTCCCGTCTGGAGAGACCGAATCGACGCCTCGATTCGCGAAGCCTCGGCCGCGGTGTCCGCTTCTTCTCGCGAGTATGACGCCGCGCGGGATGATACCTACCGAGAGATTCGTCGACTTACCGAGCAGGTGTACGCTGCCAGTGAGCAATTGCGATTGTACAACGAGCGAATCTTGCCCCGAGCAAGAACCGCTCTGCAACTTGCCTCGGCCGACTACCGCGGCCGCCTGGTCGACTTCGGCGAAGTGACCGACGATTTCTCCGACGTGCTGATGATCGAACTACAAGTCGCCCGAGCCGAGGCCACCCTCGCGGGAGCGATGGCCCAACTGCACCGCACCGTGGGATGCGAAGTCTCCTTGCCAGCTCAACTTTAA